A genomic segment from Deinococcus sp. YIM 77859 encodes:
- a CDS encoding glycosyltransferase, with protein sequence MPDFTVVIPARNEAAYLPLTLRALERQTLAPQEVIVVDHASRDETGALARAWGARVVCCVGGGIAQARQMGLDAARTPWVATTDADSLPAPQWLAQLAHAAEVPGRVALYGPMRFCGVSPSLRVASELGYSMFLRVCELGGRPNLAGANMAFSRQAALLAGGYPDVEAYEDVLLGQALLQLGEVAFVPGALVETSARRLAGGWLPFLWRHALNLSGHRRGYFGG encoded by the coding sequence GTGCCGGACTTCACGGTCGTGATTCCCGCGCGCAACGAGGCGGCGTACCTGCCCCTTACGTTGCGCGCCCTGGAGCGTCAGACGCTCGCCCCTCAGGAGGTCATTGTGGTGGACCACGCCAGCCGCGACGAAACCGGGGCGCTTGCACGGGCTTGGGGAGCGCGGGTGGTCTGCTGCGTGGGCGGCGGCATCGCCCAGGCACGGCAGATGGGGCTGGACGCCGCGCGCACACCTTGGGTCGCCACCACGGACGCCGACTCGCTGCCTGCCCCGCAGTGGCTGGCGCAGTTGGCGCACGCGGCAGAGGTTCCCGGACGGGTCGCCCTCTACGGGCCCATGCGGTTCTGCGGCGTGTCGCCCTCGCTGAGGGTGGCTTCTGAGCTGGGGTACAGCATGTTCCTGCGCGTGTGTGAGCTGGGGGGCCGCCCCAACCTGGCGGGGGCAAACATGGCTTTTTCGCGCCAGGCGGCGCTGCTCGCCGGCGGCTACCCGGACGTGGAAGCCTACGAGGACGTGCTGCTGGGCCAGGCGCTGCTGCAGCTGGGCGAGGTCGCCTTTGTGCCGGGCGCGCTGGTGGAGACCAGTGCGCGGCGGCTGGCCGGAGGCTGGCTGCCCTTTCTGTGGCGGCATGCGCTGAACCTCAGCGGTCATAGGCGAGGGTACTTCGGGGGCTGA
- the proS gene encoding proline--tRNA ligase, translating into MPPMTKAGDKKAQQYGVTPQSVNFNDWYNEVVKKADLADHSPVAGAMVVKPYGTALWENIQRWLDDRFKATGHESLIFPTLIPMSFITKEADHVEGFAPELFTVDRIGTEELTEPYVLRPTSETIIGHMWSGWLNSYRDLPFLHYQWGSVFRAELRTKAFLRTSEFYWHEGHTAHASEEEARGEVRQMLDLYHEFCRDILALPVVRGEKTASERFAGAVATYSIEGMMRDGKALQSGTSHYLGQNFSRAFDVKFQTREQREEYAYTTSWAISSRIIGAIIMTHGDDFGLIMPPRIAPIQVVVIPVGRKENFAEMVEEAEKLARELRAQGIRVKVDKREGVTNGFKYNDWELKGVPVRIELGPRDLEQGAVVVKHRNAEEKETLPREEAIRGMAARLDSIHTWLLKRATDFLLSHTVPVDSYENLKDALENGNWVRAFHCGDAECEASIKEDTKATIRNIPLDDAEFFAEREEGACVRCGRPSAYGKRVIFGRQY; encoded by the coding sequence ATGCCCCCTATGACGAAGGCAGGCGACAAGAAGGCGCAGCAGTACGGGGTCACTCCCCAGAGCGTGAATTTCAACGACTGGTACAACGAGGTCGTGAAAAAGGCCGATCTGGCCGACCATAGCCCCGTGGCGGGCGCCATGGTGGTCAAGCCCTACGGTACGGCCCTGTGGGAGAACATCCAGCGCTGGCTGGACGACCGGTTCAAGGCGACCGGCCACGAGAGCCTGATTTTTCCCACCCTGATTCCGATGAGCTTTATCACCAAGGAAGCCGATCACGTGGAGGGCTTTGCACCCGAGCTCTTTACGGTGGACCGCATCGGCACCGAGGAACTGACCGAGCCGTACGTGCTGCGGCCCACCTCGGAGACGATCATCGGCCACATGTGGAGCGGGTGGCTCAACAGTTACCGTGACCTCCCCTTCCTGCACTACCAGTGGGGCAGCGTGTTCCGCGCGGAGCTGCGGACAAAGGCTTTTTTGCGAACCTCGGAGTTCTACTGGCACGAGGGCCACACCGCGCACGCCAGTGAGGAAGAGGCGCGGGGCGAGGTGCGGCAGATGCTTGACCTCTACCACGAGTTCTGCCGCGACATTCTCGCGCTGCCGGTCGTGCGCGGCGAGAAGACGGCCAGCGAGCGTTTCGCCGGGGCGGTCGCCACCTACTCCATCGAGGGCATGATGCGCGACGGCAAGGCGCTGCAATCGGGCACCTCGCACTACCTGGGGCAGAATTTCAGCCGGGCCTTTGACGTCAAGTTCCAGACCCGCGAGCAGCGCGAGGAGTACGCCTACACCACCTCCTGGGCGATCTCCAGCCGCATCATCGGGGCGATCATCATGACGCACGGGGACGACTTCGGCCTGATCATGCCGCCCCGCATCGCGCCCATCCAGGTCGTGGTGATTCCGGTGGGCCGCAAGGAGAACTTCGCTGAGATGGTCGAGGAGGCGGAGAAGCTGGCCCGTGAGCTGCGCGCGCAGGGAATCCGCGTGAAGGTGGACAAGCGGGAAGGCGTCACCAACGGCTTTAAGTACAACGACTGGGAGCTCAAGGGGGTGCCCGTCCGCATCGAGCTCGGGCCCCGCGATCTGGAACAGGGCGCCGTGGTGGTCAAACACCGCAACGCGGAGGAGAAGGAGACGCTGCCGCGCGAGGAGGCGATCCGCGGGATGGCCGCCCGTCTGGACAGTATCCATACCTGGCTGCTGAAGCGTGCCACCGACTTCCTGCTCTCGCACACCGTTCCTGTAGACAGCTACGAGAACCTCAAGGACGCCCTTGAGAACGGCAACTGGGTGCGGGCCTTTCACTGCGGCGACGCGGAGTGCGAGGCCAGCATCAAGGAGGACACCAAGGCCACCATCCGCAACATCCCCCTCGATGATGCCGAGTTCTTCGCGGAGCGCGAGGAGGGCGCGTGCGTCCGGTGCGGGAGGCCGAGTGCGTACGGCAAGCGCGTGATTTTCGGGCGGCAGTACTGA
- a CDS encoding alpha/beta fold hydrolase: MVALLLTGAALARGTFQTPVITSPLRPAVNGEQRFLTLPGFGRVGYYADPRGEGRPLVLVHSVNAAASAYEMKPLWDAYAGTRPLYALEWPGFGQSDRPDVPYTPELMARALRALVAELGTEVDVVALSLGSEFAARAALDDARIRSLALISPSGLGEPRGSSQEATAENRAARLYRILRAVGTPLYGLLRTRPSIEYFLSRSFRGPVNAGLREYSLETSRRPGAQYAPLSFISGLLFTPDAYRELYSPLRVPVLVLYDRDAFVTFERLPLFVQQPGVRAVRIPGTNGLPQFEKLPEVKTALDAFWPRTP, translated from the coding sequence ATGGTGGCCCTGCTTCTGACCGGGGCGGCGTTGGCCCGGGGCACCTTTCAGACTCCGGTGATCACCTCACCGCTGCGGCCCGCCGTGAATGGAGAGCAGCGGTTTCTGACCCTGCCCGGCTTTGGCCGCGTGGGCTACTACGCTGATCCACGGGGCGAGGGCCGTCCCCTCGTGCTCGTTCACTCGGTGAACGCAGCGGCGAGCGCCTACGAGATGAAGCCGCTGTGGGACGCCTACGCGGGAACGCGGCCCCTCTATGCGCTGGAGTGGCCCGGTTTTGGGCAGAGTGACCGTCCGGACGTACCGTATACGCCCGAGCTGATGGCCAGGGCGCTGCGGGCTCTGGTGGCCGAGCTCGGCACAGAGGTGGATGTGGTGGCCCTGAGCCTCGGAAGCGAGTTCGCGGCGCGGGCGGCGCTGGACGACGCCCGGATTCGCAGCCTCGCCCTGATCAGCCCCAGCGGTCTGGGTGAGCCTCGGGGCAGCAGCCAGGAGGCGACGGCGGAGAACCGGGCCGCGCGGCTCTACCGCATCCTCCGGGCCGTGGGGACGCCACTGTATGGGCTGCTGCGGACTCGTCCCAGCATCGAGTATTTCCTCTCCCGTTCCTTTCGTGGCCCAGTGAATGCGGGTCTACGCGAGTACAGCCTGGAGACCAGCCGCCGGCCCGGCGCCCAATACGCGCCCCTGTCCTTTATCAGCGGCCTGCTGTTTACCCCGGACGCCTACCGCGAGCTCTACAGTCCGCTGCGGGTCCCCGTGTTGGTGTTGTACGACCGGGACGCTTTTGTGACCTTTGAGCGTCTGCCCCTCTTCGTGCAGCAGCCCGGCGTTCGGGCCGTTCGCATTCCCGGCACAAACGGGTTGCCGCAATTCGAAAAACTGCCGGAGGTCAAAACGGCACTCGATGCCTTCTGGCCGCGGACGCCCTGA
- a CDS encoding DUF2171 domain-containing protein: MTQNDGQNDPNVAAQIDGRIQQALRERLQQQGEHMQVKDKNGDYVGTVDHIEGDQLKLTKSGSPDGQHHYVPLSSVESMDDVAVYLNITQDQVN; the protein is encoded by the coding sequence ATGACGCAGAATGACGGACAGAACGATCCGAATGTCGCCGCCCAAATCGATGGCCGCATTCAGCAGGCCCTGCGCGAACGCCTCCAGCAGCAGGGCGAACACATGCAGGTCAAGGACAAGAACGGCGACTACGTGGGCACTGTGGACCACATCGAGGGTGACCAGCTCAAGCTCACCAAAAGCGGCAGCCCCGATGGCCAGCACCACTACGTCCCCCTCTCCAGCGTCGAGAGCATGGACGACGTGGCCGTATACCTCAACATCACCCAGGACCAGGTCAACTAA
- a CDS encoding glycosyltransferase family 4 protein, giving the protein MRALRIGLFTDTFLPDQNGIVTSVGLLSDELRARGHHVDVVAPFFPEQQDTRPDVRRVPSVRYVFLPTYRLAWPTRRAFEAKYDVIHTHTPLTLGLAGARLARKWNVPHVATYHTHVEAYTHYVPGMTLLQRQTRFVTRLMGLYYRRADAVITPTAGMLDVIREMGVRNSVVIPTSVDPAVLRAAPPIANPWPAGARRLLTVGRLAREKRFDLVLDTLARLPGAHLVILGEGPEREHLLQHAERLGVEERVSFLGVRPWTEIGAYYRLAELFLFASDTETQGLVLQEAQLMGVPVVAVGARGTLSGVAHGRSGYLVPPGDVAALTRYAQAILGDAALWKRLSLGARAFGTSWTPGGVAERVLDVYASVLGLPREVPFPLEAGGLSPRSTLAYDR; this is encoded by the coding sequence ATGAGGGCGCTGCGGATCGGGCTGTTTACCGACACGTTCCTGCCCGATCAGAACGGGATTGTGACCAGCGTTGGCCTGCTCAGCGACGAGCTGCGCGCGCGCGGGCATCACGTGGACGTGGTGGCCCCCTTTTTCCCCGAACAGCAGGACACTCGCCCGGACGTGCGGCGGGTGCCCAGCGTACGCTACGTGTTTTTGCCCACCTACCGCCTCGCCTGGCCGACTCGCCGGGCCTTTGAGGCGAAGTACGACGTGATTCATACCCATACGCCGCTCACCCTGGGGTTGGCGGGAGCGCGGCTGGCGCGCAAGTGGAACGTCCCGCACGTCGCCACCTACCACACGCACGTTGAGGCCTACACCCACTACGTTCCGGGCATGACCCTGCTGCAACGACAGACGCGCTTTGTGACGCGCCTGATGGGCCTGTACTACCGCCGTGCCGACGCTGTCATCACGCCCACAGCCGGGATGCTCGACGTGATCCGGGAGATGGGGGTGCGGAATTCGGTCGTGATTCCCACCAGTGTGGATCCGGCGGTGCTGCGCGCGGCCCCGCCCATTGCGAACCCCTGGCCCGCCGGAGCCCGCCGCCTGCTGACCGTTGGCCGCCTCGCCCGCGAGAAGCGCTTTGATCTGGTGCTGGATACCCTGGCGCGGCTGCCCGGCGCCCACCTGGTCATCCTGGGTGAGGGACCGGAGCGCGAGCACCTGCTGCAACACGCCGAGCGGCTGGGGGTCGAGGAGCGGGTGAGCTTCCTGGGCGTTCGGCCCTGGACGGAGATCGGTGCCTACTACCGCTTGGCCGAGCTCTTTCTGTTCGCCAGCGACACCGAGACGCAGGGGCTGGTGCTTCAGGAGGCGCAGCTGATGGGCGTGCCTGTGGTGGCGGTGGGGGCACGCGGGACCCTAAGCGGCGTGGCGCACGGGCGCAGCGGGTACCTGGTGCCGCCCGGGGACGTCGCTGCCCTGACCCGGTACGCGCAGGCCATCTTGGGTGATGCGGCGCTGTGGAAGCGGCTCTCGCTGGGGGCGCGGGCATTTGGCACCTCCTGGACTCCCGGCGGGGTGGCTGAGCGGGTGCTCGACGTGTACGCCTCGGTGCTGGGGCTGCCGCGCGAGGTGCCCTTTCCACTCGAGGCGGGGGGGCTCAGCCCCCGAAGTACCCTCGCCTATGACCGCTGA
- a CDS encoding MFS transporter has translation MGRLPPLPLRPGTLGAVAAAALTLACAEFVRSGLYAAYLPQAGPRDLGLPLTAVGAAWTAHFAADTMMRGPAGALIARFGLRPVLLGGGLLSLLALALLPLAQSVGLLVLIAALHGAAFATMWPGAMNLTADAARKGYQGRALTLVGLAVMPLVGTGFLLFGAVAGRSDPLPYLLALSVQGLGVLVALAVPRRLARAEGAEQPPPKTPVRVALRALLPLLPAAFMQTLTLTLLGPLVLTLAPRLGLSYWGMVALLAVGGGVAFGSLPLTGRVADSGRARLAVTLGFTLLGVALAGFAALPPVGVLYVLAVLAGLGYAWVAPGWAALVTGTLPEAERPAAWGALMTVENAGTALGPLVGTLAYTHLGVRGPFLVGAVLALVTAAGYTAFRRAFRNPAGTQPA, from the coding sequence ATGGGCCGCCTTCCCCCGCTGCCGCTGCGCCCAGGGACGCTGGGCGCGGTGGCCGCCGCCGCCCTCACCCTCGCCTGCGCTGAGTTCGTGCGCAGCGGCCTGTACGCTGCCTACCTGCCGCAGGCTGGGCCGCGCGACCTGGGCTTGCCCCTCACCGCGGTGGGCGCGGCCTGGACCGCCCACTTCGCCGCCGACACCATGATGCGCGGCCCAGCTGGTGCCCTGATTGCTCGCTTCGGCCTGCGGCCCGTCCTGCTGGGAGGCGGCCTGCTGAGCCTGCTGGCGCTGGCGCTGCTGCCTCTGGCGCAGAGCGTGGGGCTGCTCGTCCTGATCGCGGCGCTGCACGGAGCGGCCTTTGCCACCATGTGGCCCGGCGCCATGAACCTCACCGCCGATGCGGCCCGCAAGGGCTACCAGGGCCGTGCCTTGACCCTGGTGGGCCTCGCGGTGATGCCGCTTGTGGGCACCGGTTTCCTGCTGTTTGGGGCGGTGGCGGGTCGCAGTGATCCGCTGCCGTACCTGCTCGCGCTCAGCGTGCAGGGGTTGGGCGTATTGGTCGCCCTCGCGGTCCCCCGGCGCCTGGCCCGCGCGGAAGGAGCCGAGCAGCCCCCTCCCAAAACCCCCGTTCGTGTTGCCCTACGGGCCCTGCTGCCCCTGTTGCCCGCGGCCTTTATGCAGACGCTCACCCTGACCCTGCTGGGGCCGCTGGTGTTGACGCTTGCGCCGCGCCTGGGCCTGAGCTACTGGGGAATGGTGGCACTCCTGGCGGTGGGTGGCGGGGTGGCGTTCGGGAGTCTTCCGTTGACCGGTCGGGTGGCCGACAGTGGCCGCGCGCGCCTCGCGGTCACCCTGGGCTTTACGCTGCTGGGGGTGGCCCTGGCAGGGTTTGCCGCTCTGCCGCCGGTGGGCGTGCTGTATGTGCTCGCGGTCCTCGCCGGACTGGGCTACGCCTGGGTTGCGCCCGGCTGGGCAGCCCTGGTGACCGGTACGCTGCCCGAAGCCGAGCGGCCCGCCGCCTGGGGTGCCCTGATGACTGTCGAGAACGCTGGAACGGCCCTCGGACCCCTCGTGGGCACCCTCGCCTATACGCATTTGGGTGTGCGGGGCCCCTTTCTGGTTGGTGCGGTTCTCGCTCTGGTCACCGCTGCCGGCTACACCGCCTTTCGCCGTGCCTTCCGCAACCCCGCGGGAACCCAGCCCGCCTAA
- a CDS encoding lipid-A-disaccharide synthase-related protein: protein MTPPPTPSILLISNGTAEDLIGARLLAHLGGKAQVLPLVGSGRAYAALPGVTRVGAALELPSGGFPFGSLANLWADLQAGLIRASLGQWQEAARAARDVSGVVVVGDAYALMVGTLAARRAGAPLVHVQPLLSAQYREGLGVREALLELNALGANLPMPYELQLARGAQAVYVRDSETARYYAARGVRARWAGSFAMDVLPPPERDLTPLTAGRPVLALLPGSREDHRESLPLMLRAAAHLPDVRALVAWPHGWDAVTLPPGWTLAVQDSGAALAAGEGAQVTLLRGAFGAVARAADVAVGTAGTANEQLAGLGVPVVTFATRGPQCTPGFVRRQGRLLGEALSRVEADPGAVAAEVKALLTDRRRRARASLAGLTRIGPAGALAVIAGEVRRLTGR, encoded by the coding sequence GTGACCCCGCCGCCGACTCCATCCATCCTGCTGATCTCCAACGGCACTGCGGAGGACCTGATCGGAGCGCGGCTGCTGGCCCACCTGGGCGGCAAAGCGCAGGTGCTCCCGCTTGTCGGTTCGGGGCGGGCCTATGCCGCCTTGCCCGGCGTGACCCGCGTTGGCGCAGCGCTGGAACTCCCCAGCGGCGGGTTTCCGTTCGGCAGCCTCGCAAACCTGTGGGCAGACCTGCAAGCGGGCCTGATCAGGGCCTCGCTCGGGCAGTGGCAGGAGGCCGCACGGGCAGCACGGGACGTGAGCGGCGTGGTCGTTGTGGGAGACGCCTATGCGCTGATGGTCGGTACCCTGGCCGCGCGGCGGGCCGGGGCACCGCTTGTGCACGTGCAGCCCCTGCTGAGCGCGCAGTACCGGGAAGGGCTGGGCGTACGGGAGGCGCTCTTGGAACTGAACGCGCTGGGCGCGAACCTGCCCATGCCCTACGAGTTGCAGCTCGCGCGTGGAGCACAGGCCGTGTACGTGCGGGATAGCGAGACGGCCCGGTACTACGCGGCACGTGGGGTGCGGGCCCGGTGGGCCGGAAGCTTTGCGATGGACGTGCTGCCCCCGCCCGAGCGCGACCTGACCCCCCTGACTGCCGGACGGCCGGTGCTCGCTCTGCTGCCCGGCTCACGCGAGGACCACCGGGAGAGCCTGCCCCTCATGCTCCGCGCGGCGGCCCACCTGCCGGACGTCAGGGCGCTTGTGGCCTGGCCACACGGCTGGGACGCCGTCACCCTCCCCCCCGGCTGGACGCTGGCGGTGCAAGACAGCGGCGCAGCCCTGGCCGCAGGAGAGGGGGCACAGGTCACCCTCTTGCGGGGGGCCTTTGGTGCGGTGGCGCGGGCAGCAGATGTGGCCGTCGGCACCGCGGGCACCGCGAACGAGCAGCTTGCCGGGTTAGGTGTTCCCGTCGTGACCTTTGCGACGCGTGGGCCGCAGTGTACGCCGGGCTTCGTCCGCCGTCAGGGGCGGCTCCTCGGAGAGGCCCTCAGCAGGGTGGAGGCTGATCCGGGTGCTGTTGCCGCAGAGGTCAAAGCGCTTCTCACCGACAGACGGCGACGGGCACGCGCCTCGCTGGCGGGCCTGACCCGCATCGGTCCGGCGGGGGCGCTCGCGGTGATCGCCGGAGAAGTCAGGCGCCTGACTGGGCGCTGA
- the leuS gene encoding leucine--tRNA ligase encodes MTQPEIREPRAERYNPHAIEPKWQARWEQEGLYTFQEDPTKTKHYALTMFPYPSGNLHIGHWYANVAPDAHARWMRMRGYNVLFPMGFDAFGLPAENAAIKHGLNPATWTYSNIEHMTAQFQRMGTMIDWSRKFATCDPEYYRWNQWFFTEFFRRGLAYKKDGPVNWCPKDQTVLANEQVVDGRCERCGTPVERRNLSQWYLKITDYAEELLDFAGTDMPERVKAMQTNWIGKSVGAEITFDTPAGPETVFTTRPDTLMGATFLVLAPEHPKVPALTTPEQAEAVRAYVEAAGRKTDVERQQDMGEKTGVFTGSFATHPVSGHQIPIWVADYVLMTYGTGSIMAVPAHDERDFDFARKFGLEIREVIRPEGGEPLDTAQGPYVGEGVIVHSGEFDGLPGGKASIATITRRLEALGVAKPKTTYRLRDWLVSRQRYWGTPIPIVYCPEHEAQPVPEDQLPVKLPENVEFMPTGQSPLKLDREWMRATCPVCGGPAERDTDTMDTFVDSSWYMYRYLSPHDDERPFDPARANLLPVDLYTGGIEHAILHLLYSRFWTKVMRDMGLTVQSEPFARLRNQGIILGEDNEKMSKSRGNVVDPDDLVREYGTDTVRTYLMFIAPWELGGPWDPSGINGPAKWLARVWALYFDEKAAGPEEKISAQELRYAVHATLKKVSGDFERMSFNTIIAALMELTNTLVKAKRSPVFGTPAWEEALDLFNRMLAPVAPHIAEEIWRERGGTESVHLQAWPEVDEAAATRDTVTIGVQVSGRVRGQVEISKTATQEEALAAARANPDVARFIEGKTVVKEIYVPGRIINLVVK; translated from the coding sequence ATGACCCAACCCGAGATTCGTGAGCCGCGCGCCGAGCGCTACAACCCGCACGCCATCGAACCCAAGTGGCAGGCGCGCTGGGAGCAGGAAGGGCTGTACACCTTTCAGGAAGACCCCACCAAGACCAAGCACTACGCCCTGACGATGTTCCCGTACCCCTCGGGCAACCTGCACATCGGCCACTGGTACGCGAACGTCGCGCCCGATGCCCACGCCCGCTGGATGCGGATGCGCGGCTACAACGTGTTGTTCCCGATGGGCTTTGACGCCTTCGGCCTGCCCGCCGAGAACGCCGCGATCAAGCATGGCCTGAACCCGGCCACCTGGACGTACTCGAACATCGAGCATATGACGGCGCAGTTCCAGCGGATGGGCACCATGATCGACTGGAGCCGCAAGTTCGCCACCTGCGACCCAGAGTATTACCGCTGGAACCAGTGGTTCTTCACCGAGTTCTTCCGGCGCGGGCTGGCCTACAAAAAGGACGGGCCGGTGAACTGGTGCCCCAAAGACCAGACCGTGCTGGCAAACGAGCAGGTAGTGGACGGGCGCTGCGAACGCTGCGGCACCCCGGTTGAGCGCCGCAACCTGAGCCAGTGGTACCTGAAGATCACCGACTACGCCGAGGAGCTGCTGGACTTCGCAGGCACCGACATGCCCGAGCGCGTCAAGGCGATGCAGACGAACTGGATCGGCAAGTCGGTGGGCGCGGAGATCACCTTCGACACCCCCGCCGGGCCGGAGACCGTCTTTACCACCCGCCCCGACACGCTGATGGGGGCGACCTTCCTGGTGCTGGCGCCCGAACATCCCAAGGTGCCTGCGCTCACCACACCCGAGCAGGCGGAAGCCGTTCGGGCCTACGTGGAGGCGGCGGGCCGCAAGACCGACGTGGAGCGGCAGCAGGACATGGGCGAGAAGACCGGGGTGTTTACCGGCAGCTTTGCCACCCACCCCGTCAGCGGCCACCAGATCCCGATCTGGGTGGCTGACTACGTGCTGATGACCTACGGCACCGGCTCGATCATGGCCGTGCCCGCCCACGACGAACGCGACTTCGACTTCGCCCGCAAGTTTGGGCTGGAAATCCGGGAGGTGATTCGCCCGGAGGGCGGCGAGCCGCTGGACACCGCCCAGGGGCCGTACGTGGGCGAGGGCGTCATCGTCCACTCCGGCGAGTTCGACGGGCTGCCGGGCGGCAAGGCCAGCATCGCCACCATCACCCGGCGGCTGGAGGCACTGGGGGTCGCGAAGCCCAAGACCACCTATCGCCTGCGCGACTGGCTGGTCTCGCGCCAGCGCTACTGGGGCACCCCCATTCCCATCGTGTACTGCCCGGAACACGAGGCGCAGCCTGTGCCCGAAGATCAGTTGCCGGTGAAGTTGCCCGAAAACGTCGAATTCATGCCCACCGGCCAAAGCCCACTGAAGCTGGACCGGGAGTGGATGCGGGCGACCTGTCCGGTCTGCGGAGGACCCGCCGAGCGCGACACGGACACCATGGACACCTTTGTGGATTCAAGCTGGTACATGTACCGCTACCTGTCACCGCACGACGATGAGAGGCCCTTTGACCCCGCGCGCGCGAACCTGCTGCCGGTGGACCTGTACACGGGCGGGATTGAGCACGCCATCTTGCACCTGCTGTACTCCCGCTTCTGGACAAAGGTGATGCGTGACATGGGCCTGACCGTCCAGAGCGAGCCCTTTGCTCGGCTGCGCAACCAGGGCATCATCCTGGGCGAAGACAACGAGAAGATGAGCAAGAGCCGGGGCAACGTGGTGGACCCCGACGACCTGGTGCGCGAGTACGGCACCGACACGGTCCGGACGTACCTGATGTTTATCGCCCCCTGGGAACTGGGTGGCCCCTGGGATCCCAGCGGCATCAACGGCCCCGCCAAGTGGCTGGCTCGGGTCTGGGCACTGTACTTCGACGAGAAGGCGGCCGGGCCCGAGGAGAAGATCAGCGCGCAGGAGCTGCGTTACGCCGTCCACGCCACCCTGAAAAAGGTGAGCGGTGACTTTGAACGCATGAGCTTTAACACCATCATCGCCGCCCTGATGGAGCTGACAAACACGCTGGTCAAGGCCAAGCGCTCTCCGGTGTTCGGGACACCCGCCTGGGAGGAGGCGCTCGACCTCTTCAACCGGATGCTGGCGCCGGTCGCTCCCCACATCGCCGAGGAAATCTGGCGGGAGCGCGGCGGCACCGAGAGCGTGCACCTGCAAGCCTGGCCTGAGGTGGATGAGGCCGCCGCCACCCGCGACACCGTGACGATCGGCGTGCAGGTGAGCGGCCGGGTGCGCGGACAGGTGGAGATCAGCAAGACCGCCACGCAGGAAGAAGCCCTGGCGGCCGCCCGCGCAAATCCCGACGTGGCCAGGTTCATCGAGGGCAAGACGGTCGTGAAGGAGATTTACGTCCCCGGGCGGATCATCAACCTTGTCGTGAAGTGA
- a CDS encoding polysaccharide deacetylase family protein, translated as MSLSAAVFAVVLSDLLGRALGWGALGPGDRTAPRVALTFDDGPSDRTPALLAVLARHGAPATFFVTAPAARRWPEHLAALRAAGHGVEAHGRWHTHALWLSPWREWAQVRWHPRAAEPGPHLYRPPYGGHSPFTRLLARLARRQVALWDVESRDWTAEPAAVLAAQALARTLPGSVLLLHDGPAVTPELLDRLLGGLRARGLTPVLLRDLPPRPIGWRAGLRRWRASYGG; from the coding sequence GTGTCCCTGAGCGCGGCTGTCTTTGCCGTCGTGCTGTCGGACCTGTTGGGCCGCGCGCTGGGGTGGGGGGCTTTGGGGCCGGGGGACCGGACTGCACCGCGGGTCGCCCTCACCTTTGACGACGGTCCCAGCGACAGGACGCCCGCGCTGCTCGCCGTTCTCGCGCGTCACGGAGCTCCCGCCACCTTCTTTGTAACCGCCCCGGCTGCCCGGCGCTGGCCGGAACACCTGGCGGCGCTGCGGGCGGCGGGTCATGGCGTGGAGGCGCACGGCCGCTGGCATACCCATGCCTTGTGGCTCTCTCCCTGGCGCGAGTGGGCACAGGTGCGCTGGCATCCCCGTGCGGCTGAACCCGGCCCGCACCTGTACCGTCCTCCGTACGGCGGTCACAGTCCCTTCACCCGCCTCCTGGCCCGGCTGGCCCGCCGTCAGGTTGCCCTGTGGGACGTGGAGAGCCGCGACTGGACGGCTGAGCCCGCCGCTGTGCTGGCTGCGCAGGCGCTCGCCCGGACCCTTCCCGGCAGCGTTCTGCTGCTGCATGACGGACCGGCTGTGACGCCCGAGCTGCTTGACCGGCTCCTTGGCGGCCTGCGAGCACGTGGCCTGACACCTGTTTTGCTGCGCGACCTGCCCCCGCGCCCCATCGGGTGGCGTGCGGGGCTACGGCGATGGCGGGCGAGCTACGGGGGCTAG